One Malania oleifera isolate guangnan ecotype guangnan chromosome 9, ASM2987363v1, whole genome shotgun sequence DNA segment encodes these proteins:
- the LOC131163524 gene encoding ABC transporter G family member 42-like, which yields MISSSGVHTSEIAAPPRRAEDDVEQMADVRTTGTSTMEPVEDDHRNLTKIDVRKLDANDRTQFVDRCFGVAHEGNETFLKKLRTRFDRVGVQLPTVEVRFEELAVEANCFVGSRALPTLLNTTRNVLESALGLLGLRFAKRSKLTILNNVSGIIKPSRLTLLLGPPSSGKTTLLQALAGKLDPSLKVSSWLCNFLVLNPREKPSAGVLLVSFGVFQWGIFGCFSVLLILL from the exons ATGATCAGTAGCAGTGGTGTTCATACGAGCGAAATTGCAGCGCCGCCGCGGAGGGCGGAGGACGACGTCGAACAGATGGCAGACGTCAGAACCACGGGCACTAGTACTATGGAACCGGTGGAAGATGATCATCGGAATCTTACGAAGATTGACGTTCGGAAACTTGACGCGAACGATCGGACGCAGTTCGTCGATCGCTGCTTTGGGGTTGCCCATGAAGGCAATGAAACATTCTTGAAGAAGCTGAGGACACGTTTTGATCg GGTTGGGGTCCAACTCCCCACGGTGGAAGTAAGATTTGAGGAACTAGCGGTGGAAGCAAATTGTTTTGTGGGTAGCCGAGCTCTTCCCACACTACTAAACACCACTCGCAATGTATTAGAGTCAGCTCTTGGCTTGCTCGGATTAAGATTTGCTAAGAGGTCAAAGCTCACCATTCTCAACAATGTATCCGGCATTATAAAACCATCAAG GTTGACACTTCTGCTGGGTCCTCCCTCGTCTGGGAAGACAACCCTTTTGCAAGCATTGGCTGGAAAGTTGGACCCAAGTTTAAAGGTCAGTTCATGGCTCTGTAATTTTCTAGTACTCAATCCACGAGAGAAGCCATCCGCTGGTGTGCTTCTTGTTTCGTTTGGTGTTTTTCAATGGGGCATCTTTGGGTGTTTTTCTGTTCTATTGATTCTATTGTGA
- the LOC131164132 gene encoding ABC transporter G family member 42-like isoform X1: MHQVSGEVSYNGYELGEFVPRKTSAYVSQNDVHTGVLTVRETLDFSARFQGVGSRFALLTELVRREMEAGIVPDADVDLFMKATAVEGAENSLMTDYVLRILGLDKCEDTIVGDQMMRGISGGEKKRLTTGEMIVGPSKTLFMDEISTGLDSSTTFQIVRCLQQIAHLTKATIFVSLLQPDPETFDLFDDVVLLSEGQIVYQGPREHILDFFERCGFKCPERKGTADFLQEVTSKKDQEQYWADSGKAYHYVAVGEFSTRFKDFHVGLKLADDLSVPYDKSQNHESALVFTKSSVPKMELLKASFDKEWIMIKRIAFVYVFKTIQITVVALVLSTMFLRTTLDINYDDGLLYVGAIIFSIIINMFNGFAELSVTMTRLPVFYKQRDLLFYPAWVFTLPNVLLRIPLSLLESIVWMIISYFTIGYAPEANRFFKQLLLIFLIQQMACGILRLIAGVCRTMIVAHTGGALSLLLLFLLGGFIIPKGELPTWWKWGNWVSPLAYGFKAMTVNEMLSLRWMNKMASDNVTRLGVAVLESFNVSPRSSWCWIGVMALFGFTILFNLLFTLSLMYLNHLGKPQAIISDETANDAAFDQEVKEKQQEHETRRLEGQTSTHGNNIGVAMEKMRAQSNEKRTSTDSTNEVALKRGMILPFMPLSMSFNNINYYVDMPLEMKKQGAEGEDRLQLLREVTGAFKPGVLTALMGVSGAGKTTLMDVLAGRKTGGYIEGDIRICGFPKKQETFARISGYCEQNDIHSPQVTVYESLLYSAFLRLPKEVSDKEKMIFVDEVMELIELNVLKNAIVGLPGITGLSTEQRKRLTIAVELVANPSIIFMDEPTSGLDARAAAIVMRTVRNTVDTGRTVVCTIHQPSIDIFESFDELLLLKRGGQVIYSGPLGQNSRKIIEYFEAIPGVPRIREKYNPATWMLEASSVAAEVRTAIDFAEHYKSSTLHLRNKDLVEELSTPTQGAKELYFPTRYSQSTWGQFKSCFWKQWWTYWRSPNYNLVRYTFTLFAALILGTIFWQVGSKRENATDLTMIIGAMYVSVLFIGINNCSTVQPVVAIERTVFYRERAAGMYSAFPYAMAQVICEIPYVFIQTAYYSLMVYALLSFQWTLAKFCWFFFILFFSFLYFTYYGMMMVSITPSHEVASILASAFYAFFTLFSGFFIPKPRIPKWWTWYYWVCPLAWTVYGLIVSQYGDLKDTIKVPGVEPDPSIKWYVENHFGYNLNFMGPVAGVLVGFTVVFALIFAFCIMKLNFQRR, encoded by the exons ATGCATCAGGTGAGCGGAGAAGTGAGTTACAATGGGTATGAGCTTGGTGAATTTGTGCCAAGGAAGACATCAGCATACGTAAGCCAGAATGATGTTCATACAGGAGTGTTAACTGTTAGGGAAACTCTGGATTTCTCAGCAAGGTTTCAAGGGGTGGGCTCCAGATTTG CACTATTAACTGAGCTTGTGAGGAGGGAGATGGAGGCTGGGATAGTCCCAGATGCAGATGTGGACCTTTTCATGAAG GCAACTGCAGTGGAAGGAGCTGAGAATAGTCTAATGACTGATTATGTTTTGAGA ATATTGGGACTTGATAAATGCGAGGACACAATCGTTGGAGACCAGATGATGCGAGGGATTTCTGGTGGTGAGAAAAAACGATTAACGACAG GGGAGATGATAGTTGGACCGTCAAAGACCTTATTCATGGATGAGATATCAACGGGTCTGGATAGCTCTACAACTTTTCAGATTGTGAGGTGCTTGCAGCAGATAGCTCATCTCACTAAGGCTACCATATTTGTATCCCTACTCCAGCCTGATCCTGAGACATTTGATCTCTTTGATGACGTTGTCCTCCTATCTGAAGGACAGATTGTGTACCAGGGGCCACGGGAGCACATACTAGATTTCTTTGAGAGATGCGGGTTCAAGTGCCCTGAGAGAAAGGGCACTGCTGACTTCTTACAAGAG GTTACATCAAAGAAAGATCAAGAGCAGTACTGGGCTGATAGTGGCAAAGCATACCATTATGTAGCTGTTGGTGAATTTTCAACCAGGTTTAAGGATTTTCATGTGGGATTGAAGCTTGCTGATGATCTCTCTGTCCCATATGACAAGAGCCAAAATCATGAATCAGCTCTTGTCTTCACAAAAAGCTCAGTTCCAAAAATGGAGCTTTTGAAAGCCTCTTTTGACAAAGAGTGGATCATGATCAAGAGAATCGCTTTTGTTTATGTCTTCAAGACCATTCAAATTACAGTTGTTGCATTAGTCTTATCTACAATGTTCTTGAGGACAACACTTGACATCAATTATGATGATGGGCTACTCTATGTTGGTGCAATAATATTTTCTATAATCATCAACATGTTCAATGGATTCGCTGAGTTGTCAGTGACGATGACAAGGCTTCCCGTGTTCTACAAGCAAAGGGATCTTTTATTCTATCCAGCATGGGTTTTCACTCTCCCAAATGTTCTGCTCAGGATACCTTTATCTCTTTTAGAATCTATAGTATGGATGATAATTTCGTATTTCACTATTGGATATGCACCGGAAGCTAACAG GTTTTTCAAGCAGCtgctattaatatttttaatccaACAAATGGCTTGCGGGATATTAAGGCTAATTGCAGGAGTATGCAGGACTATGATCGTTGCTCACACTGGGGGAGCACTTTCTTTGCTCCTTTTATTTCTTCTAGGAGGATTTATCATCCCAAAAG gCGAGCTTCCTACGTGGTGGAAATGGGGCAACTGGGTGTCACCTCTGGCATATGGTTTCAAGGCTATGACAGTCAATGAGATGCTTTCTCTAAGATGGATGAACAAAATG GCATCAGACAATGTGACACGATTGGGAGTGGCAGTACTAGAGAGCTTCAATGTCTCACCCAGGAGCAGCTGGTGTTGGATTGGGGTTATGGCCCTTTTCGGGTTTACTATCCTCTTCAACCTCCTGTTCACCTTATCGCTCATGTACCTAAATC ACCTTGGAAAGCCACAAGCTATAATATCTGATGAAACTGCAAATGATGCGGCATTCGACCAAGAAGTAAAGGAAAAACAACAAGAACATGAAACAAGAAGGTTGGAGGGACAGACATCAACTCATGGAAACAATATAG GAGTAGCAATGGAAAAAATGAGAGCGCAATCAAATGAAAAAAGGACTAGCACTGATTCAACAAATGAGGTTGCTCTGAAGAGAGGAATGATTCTTCCATTTATGCCTCTATCCATGTCATTCAACAACATCAATTACTATGTGGACATGCCCTTG GAAATGAAGAAACAAGGAGCTGAGGGAGAAGATAGATTACAGCTGCTAAGAGAAGTGACTGGGGCATTCAAGCCTGGGGTCTTGACTGCATTAATGGGAGTTAGTGGAGCAGGAAAGACAACACTGATGGATGTTCTAGCAGGAAGAAAAACAGGTGGTTATATTGAAGGGGATATTAGAATCTGTGGGTTCCCAAAGAAACAAGAAACGTTTGCAAGAATTTCTGGTTATTGTGAACAGAATGACATCCACTCTCCCCAGGTCACAGTTTACGAATCACTACTTTATTCTGCTTTTCTGCGGCTCCCAAAAGAAGTCAGCGACAAAGAAAAGATG atttttgtGGATGAAGTCATGGAGTTAATTGAGCTGAATGTTCTCAAAAATGCAATAGTTGGGCTCCCAGGGATTACAGGTTTGTCAACCGAACAAAGGAAGAGATTGACTATAGCAGTGGAGCTTGTTGCAAATCCTTCAATCATATTTATGGATGAACCGACATCGGGTCTTGATGCAAGGGCAGCAGCCATTGTCATGAGGACCGTGAGAAACACAGTGGATACTGGAAGAACTGTTGTCTGCACAATTCACCAGCCTAGTATTGACATCTTTGAAAGCTTTGATGAG TTGCTACTGTTGAAAAGGGGAGGACAAGTCATCTATTCAGGACCATTGGGCCAAAATTCTCGCAAGATTATTGAATACTTTGAG GCAATTCCTGGAGTCCCAAGAATTAGAGAAAAATACAATCCAGCTACATGGATGCTAGAAGCTAGCTCAGTAGCAGCAGAAGTCCGTACTGCCATTGATTTTGCTGAACATTACAAATCATCCACCTTGCACCT GCGAAACAAGGATTTGGTAGAGGAGTTGAGTACACCAACACAAGGAGCAAAAGAACTTTACTTTCCTACACGGTACTCTCAGTCGACTTGGGGACAATTCAAGTCCTGCTTTTGGAAACAATGGTGGACTTACTGGAGAAGTCCCAATTATAACCTTGTGCGGTACACTTTCACCTTATTTGCAGCTCTTATACTTGGCACTATATTTTGGCAGGTTGGCAGTAAAAG GGAGAATGCAACTGACCTAACAATGATCATTGGGGCAATGTATGTTTCTGTGTTGTTTATTGGAATCAACAATTGTTCAACTGTGCAGCCTGTTGTAGCCATTGAACGAACAGTATTCTATCGAGAAAGAGCTGCTGGGATGTACTCCGCATTTCCATATGCCATGGCACAG GTTATCTGTGAAATACCATATGTCTTTATTCAAACCGCGTACTATTCACTAATGGTGTATGCATTGCTGAGCTTTCAATGGACATTAGCAAAGTTTTGTTGGTTCTTCTTCATCTTGTTCTTCTCCTTTCTCTACTTCACATACTATGGGATGATGATGGTTTCGATCACACCAAGCCATGAAGTGGCTTCTATCCTCGCATCAGCCTTCTATGCGTTCTTCACCCTCTTCTCCGGCTTCTTTATCCCCAAACCA AGAATTCCCAAGTGGTGGACATGGTATTACTGGGTTTGCCCACTGGCATGGACTGTTTATGGACTCATCGTTTCACAATATGGTGACCTAAAGGACACAATCAAAGTACCTGGGGTTGAACCTGATCCGAGCATCAAATGGTATGTGGAGAACCATTTTGGGTATAACCTGAATTTCATGGGACCTGTTGCTGGAGTTTTGGTGGGCTTCACTGTGGTCTTTGCCCTCATATTTGCATTCTGCATTATGAAATTAAACTTCCAACGGAGGTAG
- the LOC131164132 gene encoding ABC transporter G family member 42-like isoform X2, whose translation MEAGIVPDADVDLFMKATAVEGAENSLMTDYVLRILGLDKCEDTIVGDQMMRGISGGEKKRLTTGEMIVGPSKTLFMDEISTGLDSSTTFQIVRCLQQIAHLTKATIFVSLLQPDPETFDLFDDVVLLSEGQIVYQGPREHILDFFERCGFKCPERKGTADFLQEVTSKKDQEQYWADSGKAYHYVAVGEFSTRFKDFHVGLKLADDLSVPYDKSQNHESALVFTKSSVPKMELLKASFDKEWIMIKRIAFVYVFKTIQITVVALVLSTMFLRTTLDINYDDGLLYVGAIIFSIIINMFNGFAELSVTMTRLPVFYKQRDLLFYPAWVFTLPNVLLRIPLSLLESIVWMIISYFTIGYAPEANRFFKQLLLIFLIQQMACGILRLIAGVCRTMIVAHTGGALSLLLLFLLGGFIIPKGELPTWWKWGNWVSPLAYGFKAMTVNEMLSLRWMNKMASDNVTRLGVAVLESFNVSPRSSWCWIGVMALFGFTILFNLLFTLSLMYLNHLGKPQAIISDETANDAAFDQEVKEKQQEHETRRLEGQTSTHGNNIAMEKMRAQSNEKRTSTDSTNEVALKRGMILPFMPLSMSFNNINYYVDMPLEMKKQGAEGEDRLQLLREVTGAFKPGVLTALMGVSGAGKTTLMDVLAGRKTGGYIEGDIRICGFPKKQETFARISGYCEQNDIHSPQVTVYESLLYSAFLRLPKEVSDKEKMIFVDEVMELIELNVLKNAIVGLPGITGLSTEQRKRLTIAVELVANPSIIFMDEPTSGLDARAAAIVMRTVRNTVDTGRTVVCTIHQPSIDIFESFDELLLLKRGGQVIYSGPLGQNSRKIIEYFEAIPGVPRIREKYNPATWMLEASSVAAEVRTAIDFAEHYKSSTLHLRNKDLVEELSTPTQGAKELYFPTRYSQSTWGQFKSCFWKQWWTYWRSPNYNLVRYTFTLFAALILGTIFWQVGSKRENATDLTMIIGAMYVSVLFIGINNCSTVQPVVAIERTVFYRERAAGMYSAFPYAMAQVICEIPYVFIQTAYYSLMVYALLSFQWTLAKFCWFFFILFFSFLYFTYYGMMMVSITPSHEVASILASAFYAFFTLFSGFFIPKPRIPKWWTWYYWVCPLAWTVYGLIVSQYGDLKDTIKVPGVEPDPSIKWYVENHFGYNLNFMGPVAGVLVGFTVVFALIFAFCIMKLNFQRR comes from the exons ATGGAGGCTGGGATAGTCCCAGATGCAGATGTGGACCTTTTCATGAAG GCAACTGCAGTGGAAGGAGCTGAGAATAGTCTAATGACTGATTATGTTTTGAGA ATATTGGGACTTGATAAATGCGAGGACACAATCGTTGGAGACCAGATGATGCGAGGGATTTCTGGTGGTGAGAAAAAACGATTAACGACAG GGGAGATGATAGTTGGACCGTCAAAGACCTTATTCATGGATGAGATATCAACGGGTCTGGATAGCTCTACAACTTTTCAGATTGTGAGGTGCTTGCAGCAGATAGCTCATCTCACTAAGGCTACCATATTTGTATCCCTACTCCAGCCTGATCCTGAGACATTTGATCTCTTTGATGACGTTGTCCTCCTATCTGAAGGACAGATTGTGTACCAGGGGCCACGGGAGCACATACTAGATTTCTTTGAGAGATGCGGGTTCAAGTGCCCTGAGAGAAAGGGCACTGCTGACTTCTTACAAGAG GTTACATCAAAGAAAGATCAAGAGCAGTACTGGGCTGATAGTGGCAAAGCATACCATTATGTAGCTGTTGGTGAATTTTCAACCAGGTTTAAGGATTTTCATGTGGGATTGAAGCTTGCTGATGATCTCTCTGTCCCATATGACAAGAGCCAAAATCATGAATCAGCTCTTGTCTTCACAAAAAGCTCAGTTCCAAAAATGGAGCTTTTGAAAGCCTCTTTTGACAAAGAGTGGATCATGATCAAGAGAATCGCTTTTGTTTATGTCTTCAAGACCATTCAAATTACAGTTGTTGCATTAGTCTTATCTACAATGTTCTTGAGGACAACACTTGACATCAATTATGATGATGGGCTACTCTATGTTGGTGCAATAATATTTTCTATAATCATCAACATGTTCAATGGATTCGCTGAGTTGTCAGTGACGATGACAAGGCTTCCCGTGTTCTACAAGCAAAGGGATCTTTTATTCTATCCAGCATGGGTTTTCACTCTCCCAAATGTTCTGCTCAGGATACCTTTATCTCTTTTAGAATCTATAGTATGGATGATAATTTCGTATTTCACTATTGGATATGCACCGGAAGCTAACAG GTTTTTCAAGCAGCtgctattaatatttttaatccaACAAATGGCTTGCGGGATATTAAGGCTAATTGCAGGAGTATGCAGGACTATGATCGTTGCTCACACTGGGGGAGCACTTTCTTTGCTCCTTTTATTTCTTCTAGGAGGATTTATCATCCCAAAAG gCGAGCTTCCTACGTGGTGGAAATGGGGCAACTGGGTGTCACCTCTGGCATATGGTTTCAAGGCTATGACAGTCAATGAGATGCTTTCTCTAAGATGGATGAACAAAATG GCATCAGACAATGTGACACGATTGGGAGTGGCAGTACTAGAGAGCTTCAATGTCTCACCCAGGAGCAGCTGGTGTTGGATTGGGGTTATGGCCCTTTTCGGGTTTACTATCCTCTTCAACCTCCTGTTCACCTTATCGCTCATGTACCTAAATC ACCTTGGAAAGCCACAAGCTATAATATCTGATGAAACTGCAAATGATGCGGCATTCGACCAAGAAGTAAAGGAAAAACAACAAGAACATGAAACAAGAAGGTTGGAGGGACAGACATCAACTCATGGAAACAATATAG CAATGGAAAAAATGAGAGCGCAATCAAATGAAAAAAGGACTAGCACTGATTCAACAAATGAGGTTGCTCTGAAGAGAGGAATGATTCTTCCATTTATGCCTCTATCCATGTCATTCAACAACATCAATTACTATGTGGACATGCCCTTG GAAATGAAGAAACAAGGAGCTGAGGGAGAAGATAGATTACAGCTGCTAAGAGAAGTGACTGGGGCATTCAAGCCTGGGGTCTTGACTGCATTAATGGGAGTTAGTGGAGCAGGAAAGACAACACTGATGGATGTTCTAGCAGGAAGAAAAACAGGTGGTTATATTGAAGGGGATATTAGAATCTGTGGGTTCCCAAAGAAACAAGAAACGTTTGCAAGAATTTCTGGTTATTGTGAACAGAATGACATCCACTCTCCCCAGGTCACAGTTTACGAATCACTACTTTATTCTGCTTTTCTGCGGCTCCCAAAAGAAGTCAGCGACAAAGAAAAGATG atttttgtGGATGAAGTCATGGAGTTAATTGAGCTGAATGTTCTCAAAAATGCAATAGTTGGGCTCCCAGGGATTACAGGTTTGTCAACCGAACAAAGGAAGAGATTGACTATAGCAGTGGAGCTTGTTGCAAATCCTTCAATCATATTTATGGATGAACCGACATCGGGTCTTGATGCAAGGGCAGCAGCCATTGTCATGAGGACCGTGAGAAACACAGTGGATACTGGAAGAACTGTTGTCTGCACAATTCACCAGCCTAGTATTGACATCTTTGAAAGCTTTGATGAG TTGCTACTGTTGAAAAGGGGAGGACAAGTCATCTATTCAGGACCATTGGGCCAAAATTCTCGCAAGATTATTGAATACTTTGAG GCAATTCCTGGAGTCCCAAGAATTAGAGAAAAATACAATCCAGCTACATGGATGCTAGAAGCTAGCTCAGTAGCAGCAGAAGTCCGTACTGCCATTGATTTTGCTGAACATTACAAATCATCCACCTTGCACCT GCGAAACAAGGATTTGGTAGAGGAGTTGAGTACACCAACACAAGGAGCAAAAGAACTTTACTTTCCTACACGGTACTCTCAGTCGACTTGGGGACAATTCAAGTCCTGCTTTTGGAAACAATGGTGGACTTACTGGAGAAGTCCCAATTATAACCTTGTGCGGTACACTTTCACCTTATTTGCAGCTCTTATACTTGGCACTATATTTTGGCAGGTTGGCAGTAAAAG GGAGAATGCAACTGACCTAACAATGATCATTGGGGCAATGTATGTTTCTGTGTTGTTTATTGGAATCAACAATTGTTCAACTGTGCAGCCTGTTGTAGCCATTGAACGAACAGTATTCTATCGAGAAAGAGCTGCTGGGATGTACTCCGCATTTCCATATGCCATGGCACAG GTTATCTGTGAAATACCATATGTCTTTATTCAAACCGCGTACTATTCACTAATGGTGTATGCATTGCTGAGCTTTCAATGGACATTAGCAAAGTTTTGTTGGTTCTTCTTCATCTTGTTCTTCTCCTTTCTCTACTTCACATACTATGGGATGATGATGGTTTCGATCACACCAAGCCATGAAGTGGCTTCTATCCTCGCATCAGCCTTCTATGCGTTCTTCACCCTCTTCTCCGGCTTCTTTATCCCCAAACCA AGAATTCCCAAGTGGTGGACATGGTATTACTGGGTTTGCCCACTGGCATGGACTGTTTATGGACTCATCGTTTCACAATATGGTGACCTAAAGGACACAATCAAAGTACCTGGGGTTGAACCTGATCCGAGCATCAAATGGTATGTGGAGAACCATTTTGGGTATAACCTGAATTTCATGGGACCTGTTGCTGGAGTTTTGGTGGGCTTCACTGTGGTCTTTGCCCTCATATTTGCATTCTGCATTATGAAATTAAACTTCCAACGGAGGTAG